A genome region from Campylobacter concisus includes the following:
- a CDS encoding sodium:proton antiporter, which yields MITAKFKDQLEAASKLIEILPKKELVDKKTIVVCMSLESVILTDAVCRSLNLSYEMLFSEPIPAPNNSECDVAIVSETEDIVLNDKLIKAFNISYDYIYGEAHRKYEEKILKNVYKYRKGNLIGELKDKNILLIDEGCETGMTALICIKTLLDVKVKSISYATPVIATDVFINLNDMVDEIYTINKIVDFIDVDSYYEKKIEATSERIMSILEESPYYLPLQKQQGDKNNAI from the coding sequence ATGATAACGGCTAAATTTAAGGATCAGTTAGAGGCAGCTAGCAAGCTAATTGAAATTTTGCCAAAAAAAGAACTCGTAGATAAAAAGACGATAGTTGTTTGTATGTCGCTTGAGTCAGTTATACTCACAGATGCAGTTTGTAGAAGTTTAAATTTAAGCTACGAGATGCTCTTTAGCGAGCCAATACCTGCCCCAAATAATAGCGAATGCGACGTTGCAATAGTTAGCGAGACAGAAGATATAGTATTAAATGATAAGCTTATAAAAGCTTTTAATATAAGCTATGACTATATTTACGGCGAAGCACATAGAAAATATGAAGAGAAAATTTTAAAAAATGTTTATAAATACCGAAAAGGAAATTTGATAGGAGAGCTAAAAGATAAAAATATTCTACTAATCGATGAGGGGTGTGAGACTGGTATGACGGCACTCATTTGCATAAAGACGTTGCTTGATGTGAAGGTAAAATCCATCTCATACGCAACGCCAGTGATTGCTACTGACGTCTTTATAAATTTAAATGATATGGTTGATGAAATTTACACGATAAACAAGATCGTTGATTTTATCGATGTGGATTCGTATTACGAGAAAAAGATCGAAGCTACGAGTGAGCGTATCATGTCAATATTAGAAGAGAGCCCTTATTATTTGCCGTTACAAAAACAACAAGGAGATAAAAATAATGCAATATAG
- a CDS encoding RDD family protein codes for MSMQLVEKLEKEEISLAPFSKRVLAYSIDECIVSFLFLIIYWDAFLSVMSYDEARNLTLNFFWQIVALKIIYHAFFVWYYGASLGQMLTKTMCINVEILDRPNFISSLVRAIFRLVSEACFYLGFAWAFANPARQTWQDKIAKTVVINA; via the coding sequence ATGAGTATGCAGTTAGTTGAAAAACTTGAAAAAGAAGAAATTTCGCTAGCGCCATTTTCAAAAAGAGTGCTAGCTTACTCAATTGATGAATGTATCGTTTCTTTTTTGTTTTTGATCATTTACTGGGATGCCTTTTTGTCGGTTATGAGCTATGATGAAGCCAGAAATTTGACCTTAAATTTCTTTTGGCAAATAGTCGCACTAAAGATTATTTATCATGCATTTTTTGTTTGGTATTATGGCGCGAGTCTTGGACAAATGCTAACAAAGACGATGTGCATTAATGTAGAAATTTTAGATAGACCAAATTTTATTTCAAGCCTAGTAAGGGCGATTTTTAGGTTGGTTAGTGAAGCTTGTTTTTATCTTGGTTTTGCATGGGCATTTGCAAATCCAGCTAGGCAGACTTGGCAAGACAAAATAGCAAAAACAGTGGTGATAAATGCGTAA
- a CDS encoding uroporphyrinogen-III synthase has protein sequence MRKIYLISNTKTADESVVNLSVSKIEFLKFELNLSDYDVLVATSKNAFNALKFNGISPINLPVFAIANSCAAAAREFGFSEIYTGNNAHGDDFAREILPLLKGKKVLYLKGKDSASNFLEILQNGGVNIKVIVAYENVLNPCKMELKPPKNSILIFASPLNVKNFLNNFGWDESYQAISIGKVTAKELKFTEPIVSQSQDINACIALAKTLL, from the coding sequence TTGCGTAAAATTTATCTTATTTCAAACACAAAAACGGCTGATGAGAGCGTTGTAAATTTAAGTGTTAGCAAGATCGAGTTTTTGAAATTTGAACTAAATTTAAGTGACTATGACGTGCTGGTAGCTACTTCTAAAAATGCTTTTAATGCATTAAAATTTAATGGTATTTCGCCTATAAATTTGCCAGTCTTTGCCATCGCAAATAGTTGTGCGGCAGCCGCAAGAGAGTTTGGATTTAGTGAAATTTACACCGGAAATAATGCTCACGGAGACGACTTTGCAAGAGAAATTTTGCCACTTCTAAAAGGTAAAAAGGTTCTTTATCTAAAGGGTAAAGATAGTGCTTCAAATTTCTTAGAAATTTTGCAAAATGGCGGAGTAAATATAAAGGTGATTGTCGCCTATGAAAATGTCTTAAATCCTTGCAAAATGGAGCTAAAACCACCAAAAAATAGTATCTTGATCTTCGCTTCTCCGCTAAATGTCAAAAATTTTCTTAATAATTTTGGCTGGGATGAGAGCTATCAAGCGATAAGCATTGGAAAGGTCACTGCAAAAGAGCTAAAATTTACCGAGCCAATAGTAAGCCAAAGTCAAGATATAAACGCCTGTATCGCGCTTGCCAAAACATTACTTTAA
- a CDS encoding AIPR family protein, translated as MTKYETLVQILDELRKEAPKEYRSYYPEDIDIEGLNKARSKSFIHLFLKGMYGIENFIDRENFITDASYDGGIDAYYIDEDSKEIIFIQSKFRTTRNNFENKEIDYEELLSMDVDRVIDGEKTDEDGNSYNGKILKMQEVIQGIDDIGRYKYRVIILANLKEKKSKYIKKLTGGFHGDVFDFQKCYNELVFPIVSGCFFNAEEIRINLSLVNKEGNEGRIGYTVNTELSDCKIMVTFVPLIEIAKILHKYKNSVLKYNPRCFLGLKNNQVNPQIADTVKNKSTNEFALFNNGITILSDDTQINSQVAKKDKAQLIIMNPQIINGGQTAFTLSSLYEECIQNNNYTIFNDKEVLVKIVTFIEDGKNNGNTEETKQKKLKLIENLSHATNEQSVVSEMDRRSNEVILVNYQQNIYRDFGLFLNRKQGEFYEGINKKYILKKQIIDLSNFMRIAISISGDAKKARQSSDTVLFRENNFKYYLKAESDYKKYVYGYYCYQYLLDTEKKEKNYGMDKYGNALRYGKYAVIGIVSRSFDKILDIKEYKSVIEEKTNSILEKWLSFENEITKKQSNKDYFYKYQEGKDVKFVYNFDGYYKGRTINKDLEDFKFDI; from the coding sequence ATGACAAAATATGAAACATTGGTTCAAATATTAGATGAATTAAGAAAAGAGGCGCCAAAGGAATATAGATCTTACTATCCAGAAGATATAGATATTGAAGGGTTGAATAAAGCAAGATCAAAATCATTCATTCATTTATTTTTAAAAGGTATGTACGGAATAGAAAATTTTATAGATAGAGAAAATTTTATTACTGATGCTTCTTATGATGGAGGTATAGATGCATATTATATAGATGAAGATTCGAAGGAGATAATCTTTATTCAATCCAAGTTTAGAACCACTCGAAACAATTTCGAAAATAAAGAAATAGATTATGAAGAGTTACTTTCAATGGATGTAGATAGAGTAATTGATGGTGAGAAAACGGATGAAGATGGTAATTCTTATAATGGTAAAATTTTAAAAATGCAAGAAGTGATTCAGGGTATTGATGATATAGGAAGGTATAAATATAGAGTGATAATTCTAGCAAACTTAAAAGAAAAGAAAAGCAAGTATATAAAAAAACTGACAGGTGGATTTCATGGGGATGTATTTGATTTCCAAAAGTGCTATAATGAATTGGTTTTTCCGATAGTGTCTGGTTGTTTCTTTAATGCAGAAGAAATTAGGATTAACTTATCTCTTGTAAATAAGGAAGGAAATGAAGGGAGAATAGGCTATACGGTAAATACGGAACTGAGTGATTGCAAAATTATGGTTACATTCGTTCCGCTCATTGAAATTGCCAAAATATTGCATAAGTATAAAAATTCAGTTTTAAAATATAATCCGAGGTGTTTTCTAGGGTTGAAAAATAATCAAGTCAATCCACAAATTGCTGATACAGTAAAAAATAAATCAACTAACGAGTTTGCATTATTTAATAATGGTATAACTATTTTGTCCGACGATACACAAATAAATTCACAAGTAGCTAAAAAGGATAAAGCTCAACTTATCATAATGAATCCTCAAATAATTAATGGAGGACAAACTGCGTTTACGCTGTCCTCTTTATATGAGGAATGTATTCAAAATAATAACTACACAATATTTAATGATAAGGAGGTGTTGGTAAAAATAGTTACTTTTATTGAAGATGGTAAAAATAATGGAAATACCGAAGAAACAAAACAGAAAAAACTAAAGTTAATTGAAAATTTGTCCCATGCTACAAATGAACAGTCTGTTGTAAGCGAGATGGATCGTAGATCAAATGAAGTTATATTGGTAAACTATCAACAGAATATTTATCGTGATTTTGGTTTATTTTTAAATAGAAAGCAAGGTGAGTTCTATGAAGGAATAAATAAAAAATATATTTTAAAGAAACAAATAATTGATCTTTCAAATTTTATGAGAATTGCTATAAGTATAAGTGGCGATGCAAAAAAAGCAAGGCAGAGTAGTGATACAGTATTATTCAGAGAAAATAATTTTAAATACTATCTTAAGGCAGAGAGTGATTATAAAAAATATGTGTATGGATATTATTGCTACCAATATTTATTAGACACTGAAAAGAAAGAAAAAAATTATGGAATGGATAAATATGGAAATGCTTTGCGTTATGGAAAATACGCAGTTATTGGCATAGTAAGCCGTAGTTTTGATAAAATTTTAGATATAAAAGAATATAAATCTGTTATTGAAGAAAAAACAAACTCAATTCTTGAAAAATGGCTTAGTTTTGAAAATGAAATTACAAAAAAACAATCAAACAAAGATTATTTTTACAAGTATCAGGAGGGCAAGGATGTAAAGTTTGTATATAATTTTGATGGGTATTATAAAGGTAGGACTATTAATAAAGATTTAGAAGATTTTAAATTTGACATATAA
- a CDS encoding multidrug effflux MFS transporter: protein MKKENPKLFLLLFLGALSAFGPFVTDLYLPALPAITEWFKTSVTATQLTITTSMAGLAIGQLIVGPISDKFGRKLPLTISLIVYTISTIFIFFAQNIQFFIFMRIIQGLASAGSLVISRAVVSDLYKGHEMTKFFSLMMVVNGLAPILSPIGGSLLLKFTDWRGIFMALTIIGILLFIANFYFKESLSQSNRLKMPLLVTYSVFGKILRKKKFMLFVSIQTFAMGAMFAYIASSSFIFQEFYSLSPVSYSFCFASNGLGLVIGARLASFLNERKALKTGLFGTLFASIFIAFMLCFKFEVIGVIIAFFLLLLFTGFVLPTASSLAMNEGREYAGSASAILGFCPFFLGGIVSPLVGLGDIFYSTSIVILACTLLALISFLRLKRVA, encoded by the coding sequence ATGAAAAAAGAAAATCCCAAGCTATTTTTATTGCTATTTTTAGGCGCTCTCTCTGCCTTTGGACCATTTGTTACAGATCTTTATTTGCCAGCACTTCCGGCTATTACTGAGTGGTTTAAAACAAGTGTTACAGCTACGCAATTAACGATCACGACATCGATGGCAGGCTTAGCCATAGGTCAGCTCATAGTTGGCCCAATAAGTGATAAATTTGGCCGAAAACTGCCCCTTACCATCTCGCTCATCGTCTATACTATAAGCACTATTTTTATATTTTTTGCACAAAATATCCAGTTTTTTATCTTTATGAGAATTATTCAAGGGCTTGCAAGTGCCGGCAGTTTGGTTATTTCAAGGGCTGTTGTTAGTGATCTTTATAAGGGCCATGAAATGACTAAATTTTTTAGTCTTATGATGGTTGTAAATGGTCTTGCCCCGATACTTTCACCAATAGGCGGCAGTTTGCTGCTTAAATTTACCGACTGGCGTGGCATCTTTATGGCACTTACTATCATTGGTATTTTGCTTTTTATCGCAAATTTTTATTTCAAAGAGAGCTTAAGTCAGTCAAATCGCTTAAAAATGCCTTTGCTAGTGACTTATAGTGTTTTTGGCAAAATTTTAAGAAAGAAAAAATTTATGCTTTTCGTAAGCATTCAGACATTTGCAATGGGTGCGATGTTTGCTTATATAGCGTCATCTTCGTTTATCTTTCAAGAATTTTATTCTCTAAGTCCAGTAAGCTATAGCTTTTGCTTTGCTTCAAATGGTTTAGGGCTTGTTATAGGAGCAAGGCTTGCCAGTTTTTTAAATGAGAGAAAAGCGCTCAAAACTGGGCTTTTTGGCACCTTGTTTGCTAGCATTTTTATTGCTTTCATGCTTTGTTTTAAATTTGAAGTGATCGGCGTCATTATCGCATTTTTCTTATTACTTCTTTTTACAGGATTTGTCTTGCCAACCGCTTCATCGCTAGCCATGAATGAAGGCAGAGAATACGCAGGCTCAGCCTCAGCAATACTTGGATTTTGCCCATTTTTCTTAGGCGGTATCGTCTCTCCGCTAGTTGGGCTTGGTGATATATTTTATTCGACTTCTATTGTTATTTTAGCTTGCACATTACTTGCTTTAATATCTTTTTTAAGGTTAAAAAGGGTTGCGTAA
- the purD gene encoding phosphoribosylamine--glycine ligase → MNILIIGSGGREYAIALKLKNEKNINLYFAPGNGATSRLGENLNIKDFYELAKFAKQNDIALTIVGPEAPLSEGVVDIFKKEGLLIFGPSKAAARLEASKAYMKDFLARNNIKTARYLNTDDKEKAFKFIDTLSVPMVVKADGLCAGKGVIIANSKEEAKEAVSDMLSGASFGDAGKFVVVEEFLNGFELSFFAICDGENFVSLPVAQDHKRLLDNDEGPNTGGMGAYAPSPLASKELIKRVEEEVVKPTLKGMKNDGSPFCGVLFVGLMIVKNEPYVLEFNVRFGDPECEVLMPLIDGNLSEILLNAAKGELKPISLKDEFAVGVVMASKDYPYKSSPKAKISVLNDVKDAHIAYAGVSEQDGEIYADGGRVLVCVATAQSIKEARDRAYELCENVKFDGAHYRKDIAWQALK, encoded by the coding sequence ATGAATATTCTCATAATAGGAAGTGGCGGCCGCGAATACGCCATTGCTCTAAAACTAAAAAACGAAAAAAATATAAATTTATACTTTGCACCTGGAAATGGTGCGACCTCACGCCTTGGCGAGAATTTAAATATAAAAGACTTTTATGAGCTTGCAAAATTTGCTAAACAAAATGATATTGCCCTAACTATCGTAGGCCCTGAAGCGCCTCTTAGCGAAGGCGTGGTAGATATCTTTAAAAAAGAGGGCTTGCTTATATTTGGACCAAGCAAGGCAGCTGCTAGACTTGAGGCTAGCAAGGCGTATATGAAGGACTTTTTAGCTAGAAATAACATAAAAACCGCAAGATATTTAAATACAGATGATAAAGAAAAAGCATTTAAATTTATCGATACTCTAAGCGTACCAATGGTCGTAAAGGCCGATGGACTTTGCGCTGGAAAAGGCGTAATAATCGCAAACTCTAAAGAGGAGGCCAAAGAGGCAGTTAGTGACATGCTAAGCGGAGCTAGCTTTGGTGATGCTGGTAAATTTGTGGTGGTTGAAGAGTTTTTAAACGGCTTTGAGCTGAGCTTTTTTGCTATTTGTGACGGCGAAAATTTTGTAAGTTTGCCAGTGGCACAAGATCATAAACGTCTGCTTGATAATGACGAAGGTCCAAATACTGGCGGTATGGGCGCTTATGCTCCAAGTCCGCTTGCTTCAAAAGAGCTGATAAAAAGAGTCGAAGAAGAGGTGGTAAAGCCTACACTAAAAGGGATGAAAAACGATGGCAGTCCGTTTTGTGGAGTCCTTTTTGTAGGACTTATGATCGTGAAAAATGAGCCTTATGTACTTGAGTTTAACGTAAGATTTGGCGATCCTGAATGCGAGGTCTTGATGCCGTTAATTGACGGAAATCTAAGCGAAATTTTACTAAATGCTGCAAAGGGCGAGCTAAAGCCTATTAGTTTAAAAGATGAATTTGCGGTTGGTGTCGTAATGGCTAGTAAGGACTATCCGTATAAAAGTAGCCCAAAAGCTAAAATTTCAGTTTTAAATGATGTAAAAGATGCTCACATCGCTTATGCTGGTGTTAGTGAGCAAGATGGAGAAATTTACGCAGATGGTGGCAGAGTATTAGTCTGTGTGGCCACTGCGCAGAGCATAAAAGAGGCACGTGATAGAGCTTATGAGCTTTGCGAAAATGTAAAATTTGACGGAGCGCACTATAGAAAAGATATTGCCTGGCAGGCATTAAAATGA
- a CDS encoding cupin domain-containing protein produces the protein MSKIYNLNADTKVVAKSVVSKRIFDCENAHVDVFAFDTGEELDHEMLFCDSLAWVVEGGASLYYGEKQMHIGNEQACLIEKKVWRKLVFNEPTKYISIDFKEDLMIDHLPKAAIFSLVDAVEYEKGKIVSKTLVKNENGSMSLLSFDTDQELSTHAAPGDALLIALDGEMKLTIGDEHFDIKKGDTIVLPGKIPHGLKIKDKFKMLLIVTKDKM, from the coding sequence ATGAGTAAAATTTACAATCTAAACGCCGACACGAAAGTCGTCGCAAAAAGCGTTGTTAGCAAGAGAATTTTTGATTGCGAGAACGCTCATGTCGATGTATTTGCTTTTGATACGGGCGAGGAACTAGATCATGAGATGCTGTTTTGTGACAGCCTCGCATGGGTTGTGGAGGGCGGCGCTAGCCTATACTACGGCGAAAAGCAGATGCATATAGGCAATGAGCAAGCTTGCCTGATAGAGAAAAAAGTGTGGCGCAAGCTAGTTTTTAACGAACCAACGAAATATATTTCAATTGATTTTAAGGAGGATTTAATGATAGATCATTTACCTAAGGCAGCTATTTTTAGCTTAGTTGATGCAGTCGAATACGAAAAAGGCAAAATCGTGAGCAAAACGCTCGTAAAGAACGAAAACGGCTCAATGTCATTACTTAGTTTTGACACAGACCAAGAGCTCTCAACTCACGCAGCTCCAGGCGATGCACTACTTATCGCACTTGATGGCGAGATGAAGCTAACTATTGGTGATGAACATTTTGATATCAAAAAAGGCGATACCATCGTGTTACCAGGCAAAATACCACACGGATTAAAGATAAAAGATAAATTTAAAATGCTCTTAATCGTCACTAAAGACAAAATGTAA
- a CDS encoding LPS-assembly protein LptD has product MRKILFLVPVCILNLSAAVQDVQLLADDVKQDKGIVTANKNVVVYSQDYLVTADCAVYDQNNSVIELFGNVNMMKGKSEVSRSNYAKLNLKNNDTAFESLFMMNKDMEVWMRSDESSSDSEYYRVKKAMVSSCNVQDPDWSITSSSATLNKQSKFLHLFNPVFRIANVPVFYLPYFGFSTDTTRRTGLLPPELGYGKSEGFYYKQPIYFAPYNEWDFELDPQIRTNRGAGIYGAFRFTESPDSRGEISFGSFTDKNSYQAKQKGETSNKAELKNKTHKGIGLKYERDKLIRYLSEADLQEGIWIDATKLNDIDYLNLKGRDDDYDSLVTSKFNYFIANDDHYFGAYAKYYIDTEKIGSKNENKDTLQELPSLQYHKFTDDIVLPNILYSLDLQSHRYDRKIGVRATQYEFALPASVHVPLLDDSLTFSFYEYLYASRINYENKINLFDDKREDKHTNFVNNYHKFTIHTDLAKAYESFYHTLNFGAEYLLPGYRKGNLDDEFIYDKNLNEYENFLTQGQSKEEISGYLTQYFFNSNGRKIIKHSISQGYYTKEDEYSNLKNAIYLYPFENLSLYNKLEYSHKSKELKKIQSGFSYTNDLFWLNMLHTMKKNDSKIKNSATKDSYFTSGLGVKLPHQYSLIGGWQYDIERSYTKSWRVGVLHQRKCWNYGIIYQQDVEPTTTINGSASTRKNGIYFTINFYPMGGLHYDFSQSSTKSSAN; this is encoded by the coding sequence ATGCGTAAAATTTTATTTTTAGTTCCGGTTTGTATTTTAAATCTAAGTGCAGCTGTGCAAGATGTGCAGCTTTTGGCCGATGATGTAAAGCAAGATAAAGGCATCGTAACAGCAAACAAAAACGTCGTTGTATATTCACAAGATTACCTTGTGACAGCTGATTGTGCTGTGTATGATCAAAATAATTCGGTTATCGAGCTATTTGGTAACGTCAACATGATGAAAGGAAAGAGCGAAGTCTCTCGCTCAAACTATGCAAAGTTAAATTTAAAAAATAATGACACTGCTTTTGAATCGCTTTTTATGATGAATAAAGACATGGAAGTGTGGATGAGAAGCGATGAGAGCAGCTCTGACAGTGAGTACTATAGAGTAAAAAAGGCGATGGTTTCAAGCTGTAATGTCCAAGATCCTGACTGGAGTATCACCTCAAGCTCAGCTACGCTAAATAAACAAAGCAAATTTTTACATCTTTTTAACCCAGTCTTTCGTATAGCTAATGTGCCAGTTTTTTATTTGCCATATTTTGGTTTTTCAACAGATACCACAAGAAGAACAGGTCTTTTGCCACCTGAGCTTGGATACGGAAAATCTGAAGGTTTTTATTACAAACAGCCGATTTATTTTGCACCTTATAATGAGTGGGACTTCGAGCTTGATCCGCAGATAAGAACAAACAGAGGCGCTGGAATTTATGGTGCGTTTAGATTTACTGAGTCGCCTGATTCAAGGGGCGAAATCAGCTTTGGCTCATTTACTGATAAAAACAGCTACCAAGCCAAGCAAAAAGGAGAGACTTCAAATAAGGCCGAACTAAAAAATAAAACACATAAAGGCATTGGACTAAAATACGAAAGAGATAAGCTTATAAGATACCTTAGCGAAGCGGATTTGCAAGAGGGAATTTGGATAGATGCAACGAAGCTAAATGATATAGATTATTTAAATTTAAAGGGCAGAGATGATGATTATGATTCGCTTGTAACTTCTAAATTTAACTATTTCATCGCAAACGATGATCATTATTTTGGTGCTTATGCAAAATACTACATAGACACTGAAAAAATTGGCTCAAAAAATGAGAACAAAGACACGCTTCAAGAGCTTCCGTCGCTTCAGTATCATAAATTTACAGATGATATTGTCTTGCCAAATATCTTATATTCACTCGATCTTCAGTCACATAGATATGATAGAAAGATAGGAGTTAGAGCAACTCAGTATGAATTTGCACTTCCAGCTTCAGTGCATGTGCCACTGCTTGATGATAGTTTAACGTTTTCATTTTACGAGTACCTATACGCTTCAAGAATAAATTACGAGAATAAGATAAATTTATTTGATGATAAAAGAGAAGATAAGCATACAAATTTTGTAAATAATTACCACAAATTTACCATTCACACTGATCTTGCAAAAGCGTATGAAAGCTTTTATCACACTTTAAATTTTGGAGCTGAATACCTACTGCCAGGCTATAGAAAAGGAAATTTAGATGATGAGTTTATCTATGATAAAAATCTAAATGAGTATGAAAATTTCTTGACTCAAGGGCAGAGCAAGGAAGAAATTTCTGGTTATTTGACTCAGTATTTCTTTAACTCTAATGGTAGAAAGATTATAAAACATAGTATTTCTCAAGGATATTACACAAAAGAAGATGAATATTCGAATTTAAAAAATGCTATCTATCTATATCCATTTGAAAATTTAAGCCTTTATAATAAGCTTGAGTATTCACACAAGAGCAAAGAGCTTAAAAAGATACAAAGTGGATTTTCATACACAAATGATTTATTTTGGCTAAATATGCTTCACACCATGAAGAAAAATGATAGCAAAATAAAAAATAGTGCGACAAAAGATAGCTATTTTACAAGTGGTCTTGGAGTAAAATTACCTCATCAGTATAGTCTTATTGGCGGCTGGCAATATGATATTGAGCGAAGCTACACAAAAAGCTGGAGAGTTGGCGTGCTTCATCAAAGAAAATGCTGGAATTACGGGATAATTTATCAACAAGATGTCGAGCCAACAACGACAATAAACGGCTCAGCATCAACTAGAAAAAATGGTATTTATTTCACGATAAATTTCTATCCAATGGGTGGTTTGCACTATGACTTTTCGCAAAGCAGTACAAAATCGAGTGCCAACTAA